From a single Stackebrandtia endophytica genomic region:
- the sigJ gene encoding RNA polymerase sigma factor SigJ — MSIESDPTALFESHRRRLFNIAYRMLGSATEAEDAVQDVYPRWHRSRPELLVSPEAWLTRVLVNGCLNRLASARSTRERYVGPWLPEPVLTDSALLGPLETVEQRESVSTAMLVLLERLTPRERAAVILREAFQYPHRDIANILGVSESLSQQLCLRARRRLADGTTRFEPGDGHRRRLTREFLAAASTGDTSGLRTLLTDDVVAWADGGGKASAARRPIVGVDKVVRYLTGWLSRIEEAPTEYSPLTLLSAEVNGAPAVIGRTPEAVFGVMVFHRRGTRIDLLHVIANPDKLRFITRQLPTADTAVLYDEPR, encoded by the coding sequence GTGAGCATCGAGTCGGACCCCACGGCGCTGTTCGAATCCCACCGACGTCGGCTGTTCAACATCGCCTACCGGATGCTCGGTTCGGCGACGGAAGCCGAGGACGCCGTACAGGACGTCTACCCGCGTTGGCATCGGTCGCGGCCCGAACTCCTGGTGTCGCCGGAAGCCTGGTTGACCAGGGTGCTCGTCAACGGCTGCCTCAATCGTCTGGCCTCGGCCAGGTCCACGCGGGAGCGGTATGTCGGGCCGTGGCTGCCGGAGCCCGTCCTCACCGATTCCGCGCTCCTCGGCCCTTTGGAGACGGTGGAGCAACGTGAGTCGGTGTCGACGGCGATGCTGGTTCTGTTGGAACGGTTGACTCCGAGAGAACGCGCGGCCGTCATCCTGCGGGAGGCGTTCCAGTATCCGCATCGCGACATCGCGAACATTCTCGGTGTGTCCGAGTCACTGTCCCAACAGTTGTGCCTTCGAGCCCGCCGGCGTCTGGCCGACGGGACCACGCGCTTCGAACCCGGGGACGGACACCGACGGCGCCTGACTCGGGAGTTCCTCGCCGCAGCATCCACGGGGGACACATCCGGGTTGCGGACCCTGCTCACCGACGACGTGGTCGCCTGGGCCGACGGCGGCGGGAAGGCGTCAGCGGCCCGACGCCCGATCGTGGGCGTCGACAAGGTCGTGCGCTACCTGACGGGTTGGTTGAGCCGAATCGAGGAGGCGCCGACGGAGTACTCCCCGCTGACGTTGCTGTCGGCCGAGGTCAACGGCGCCCCGGCCGTCATCGGGCGAACCCCGGAAGCCGTATTCGGTGTCATGGTGTTCCACCGTCGGGGCACTCGCATCGACCTACTGCACGTGATCGCCAATCCCGACAAGCTGCGTTTCATCACCCGGCAACTGCCGACCGCCGACACCGCCGTCCTGTACGACGAGCCCCGGTGA
- a CDS encoding adenine phosphoribosyltransferase — translation MDLNQYISEVPDFPVPGVNFKDITPLLSHPGAFGWSVDRIAETATRFGASKVAGFDARGFLWAAPVAARLRLPLVPIRKTGKLPRPAVTESYQGEYGAETIELHRDAIEPGESVLLIDDVIATGGAMRAGCRLVEQLGGTVAGCAVVIRLRGLGADERLSAYPVVSLVDY, via the coding sequence ATGGATTTGAATCAGTACATCAGCGAGGTACCCGACTTTCCGGTGCCCGGCGTGAACTTCAAAGACATCACGCCGCTGTTGAGTCATCCGGGTGCCTTCGGCTGGTCGGTCGATCGGATCGCCGAGACGGCGACGCGATTCGGCGCCTCCAAGGTCGCGGGATTCGATGCTCGCGGATTCCTGTGGGCTGCACCGGTCGCCGCGCGATTGCGGTTGCCGCTGGTGCCGATCCGAAAGACCGGCAAGTTGCCTCGGCCCGCCGTCACAGAGTCGTATCAGGGGGAGTATGGCGCCGAGACGATCGAGTTGCACAGGGACGCGATCGAACCGGGGGAGTCGGTGCTGTTGATCGACGACGTGATCGCCACCGGTGGTGCGATGCGTGCGGGCTGCCGACTGGTTGAACAGCTGGGCGGTACGGTCGCCGGCTGCGCGGTGGTGATCCGGCTGCGCGGCCTGGGAGCCGACGAGCGGCTGTCCGCCTACCCGGTCGTGTCCCTCGTGGACTATTGA
- a CDS encoding trypsin-like serine protease: MKRRTFAVTAIATLTGLSLLGAGPAQAAEYDTTTVGINIVGGSPASEDYEFMASLQYKEPGDRHSPVRCGASLIDQKWLVTAAPTATVLR, translated from the coding sequence GTGAAGAGACGAACATTCGCCGTCACGGCGATCGCCACACTGACCGGACTCTCACTGCTGGGAGCCGGTCCGGCACAGGCCGCTGAGTACGACACCACGACGGTCGGCATCAACATCGTCGGTGGCTCCCCCGCCTCCGAGGACTACGAGTTCATGGCGTCCCTTCAATACAAGGAGCCCGGCGACCGCCACAGCCCCGTCCGGTGCGGAGCGTCACTGATCGACCAGAAGTGGCTGGTCACCGCAGCGCCGACGGCGACGGTACTGCGCTGA
- a CDS encoding S1 family peptidase has protein sequence MSIGSTDHTQGTRIEVEKFIPHPTWGEFGESMGDIGLIKLAESAPSTVDTTALIQSPAVGTEVRTLGWGYTKVDEPTSMPVELQQIDTSVLSDQSCVNGDFYDITLNDVCLETEPAVSGPCTGDSGSPVLRKFGDVWRVFGVNSRGPGETGCINGNQVFTETWPYNAWINSHLLSDA, from the coding sequence GTGAGCATCGGCTCGACCGATCACACCCAGGGCACCCGCATCGAGGTCGAGAAGTTCATCCCCCACCCGACCTGGGGCGAGTTCGGTGAATCCATGGGCGACATCGGCCTGATCAAACTGGCCGAGAGCGCCCCCTCCACAGTGGACACAACGGCCCTGATCCAGTCACCAGCCGTCGGCACCGAGGTGCGCACCCTCGGCTGGGGTTACACCAAGGTGGACGAACCGACGTCTATGCCCGTCGAACTGCAACAGATCGACACGAGCGTGTTGAGCGACCAGTCGTGCGTCAACGGCGACTTCTACGACATCACCCTCAACGACGTCTGCCTGGAGACCGAACCGGCCGTCTCGGGTCCCTGCACCGGTGACTCCGGGAGCCCCGTGCTGCGCAAGTTCGGGGATGTGTGGCGGGTCTTCGGCGTCAACAGCCGCGGCCCCGGCGAGACCGGTTGCATCAACGGCAACCAGGTGTTCACCGAGACCTGGCCGTATAACGCGTGGATCAACTCACACCTGTTGAGCGACGCGTAA
- the argH gene encoding argininosuccinate lyase: MAKLWGGRFSGGPAQALEELNASISFDMRLAPYDLLASKAHARVLHRAGLLDDSELDRMLTALTELTESVAADEFPVSVSDEDVHTALERGLLERLGPLGGKLRAGRSRNDQVATDLRMYCRDHARGLASRLVDLIDALVSQAVQHVETPVPGMTHLQHAQPVTFAHQLLAHVQAFLRDLERLRDWDARAAVSPLGSGALAGSSLPLDPARVAAELGFESSSANSMDGVSDRDFVVELLFVTATIGLHLSRLGEEVVLWSSSEFNWVVLDDAYATGSSIMPQKKNPDIAELARGKSGRLVGNLTTLLVTLKSLPLAYNKDLQEDKEPVFDSLDTLELLLPAVSGMIATMSVNASVMAESAPRGFSLATEIADWLVRRGVPFRDAHEITGAVVARCAAKGVELHELADDDLASISEHLTSAVREVLTVEGALAGRTTPGSTGPKAVTTQLADIGDRVSHWRTWADTTVVPD, from the coding sequence GTGGCAAAACTGTGGGGGGGACGGTTCTCGGGAGGACCGGCCCAGGCGTTGGAGGAACTCAACGCCAGCATCTCGTTCGACATGCGTTTGGCGCCATACGATCTGTTGGCCTCCAAAGCGCACGCACGAGTGCTGCATCGGGCCGGTCTACTCGACGACTCCGAATTGGACCGGATGCTGACGGCCTTGACCGAACTCACCGAATCGGTGGCGGCCGACGAATTCCCGGTCTCGGTGTCCGATGAGGACGTGCACACCGCGTTGGAACGAGGACTGCTGGAACGGCTCGGTCCCCTGGGCGGCAAACTGCGAGCCGGACGCTCCCGCAACGACCAGGTCGCCACCGATCTGCGCATGTACTGCCGCGACCACGCACGTGGCCTGGCATCACGGCTGGTCGACCTGATCGACGCACTTGTCAGTCAGGCCGTTCAACACGTCGAGACTCCCGTCCCGGGAATGACGCACCTGCAACACGCGCAACCGGTGACCTTCGCGCACCAGCTGCTGGCACACGTCCAGGCATTCCTACGAGACCTGGAACGGTTGCGGGACTGGGACGCCCGCGCGGCGGTGTCCCCATTGGGATCCGGCGCGCTGGCGGGCTCCTCACTGCCGTTGGACCCCGCGAGGGTGGCCGCGGAACTGGGCTTCGAATCCAGTTCGGCGAACTCGATGGACGGAGTGTCCGATCGCGACTTCGTCGTGGAGTTGCTCTTCGTGACCGCCACCATCGGCCTGCACCTGTCGCGGTTGGGCGAAGAGGTCGTGCTGTGGAGCTCCAGCGAGTTCAACTGGGTGGTACTGGACGACGCCTACGCCACCGGCTCCTCGATCATGCCGCAGAAGAAGAACCCCGACATCGCCGAACTCGCGCGAGGCAAGTCGGGACGCCTCGTGGGTAACCTGACGACCCTGCTGGTCACCTTGAAGTCACTGCCCTTGGCGTACAACAAGGACCTGCAGGAGGACAAGGAACCCGTCTTCGACTCGTTGGACACGTTGGAACTGCTGTTGCCGGCGGTCAGCGGCATGATCGCGACGATGAGCGTCAACGCCTCGGTCATGGCCGAGTCCGCGCCACGCGGGTTCTCGTTGGCCACCGAGATCGCCGACTGGTTGGTCCGGCGGGGTGTCCCGTTCCGGGACGCTCACGAGATCACCGGGGCCGTCGTGGCCCGTTGCGCGGCCAAGGGCGTCGAACTGCACGAGTTGGCCGACGACGATCTCGCCTCGATCAGTGAACACCTCACGTCTGCGGTACGCGAGGTTCTCACCGTCGAGGGTGCGCTCGCGGGTCGAACCACCCCCGGATCGACCGGGCCGAAGGCGGTCACGACCCAGTTGGCCGACATCGGTGACCGGGTGAGCCACTGGCGAACCTGGGCCGACACGACGGTCGTGCCGGATTAG
- a CDS encoding argininosuccinate synthase, translating to MTERVVLAYSGGLDTSVAIPYLAEQTGGEVIAVAIDVGQGGEDMDAIRKRAIDCGAVESEVVDARDEFAADYCLPAVRANALYMDRYPVVSALSRPLIVKHLAAAAKEHNATIVSHGCTGKGNDQVRFEAGLGALAPHLKVIAPARDYAWTRDKAIEYAESKNLPIDVSAKSPYSIDQNLWGRAVETGFLEDIWNGPIEDIYDYTADPAVTRDPDEVIITFDAGIPVALDGETKTPLEVISELNARAGAQGVGRLDMVEDRLVGIKSREVYEAPGAIALITAHQELENVTVERDVARFKRTVDQRWAELVYDGLWFSPLKNSLDAFIDDTQKHVTGEIRMTLHGGRATVTGRRSETSLYDFGLATYDEGDAFDQSLAKGFVELWSLPSKLAAARDARVKG from the coding sequence ATGACTGAACGCGTAGTGCTGGCGTACTCCGGAGGACTCGACACCTCGGTGGCGATCCCCTACCTGGCCGAACAGACCGGGGGAGAGGTCATCGCCGTGGCCATCGACGTCGGCCAGGGCGGCGAGGACATGGACGCCATCCGCAAGCGCGCCATCGACTGTGGCGCGGTCGAGTCCGAGGTCGTCGACGCGCGTGACGAGTTCGCCGCCGACTACTGCCTCCCCGCGGTGCGCGCCAACGCGCTCTACATGGACCGCTACCCCGTGGTGTCGGCACTGTCGCGTCCTCTGATCGTCAAACACCTGGCCGCCGCCGCCAAGGAGCACAACGCGACCATCGTGTCCCACGGCTGCACCGGGAAGGGCAACGACCAGGTCCGGTTCGAGGCCGGCCTGGGCGCGCTGGCGCCGCACCTGAAGGTCATCGCGCCAGCCCGGGACTACGCCTGGACGCGGGACAAGGCCATCGAATACGCCGAGTCGAAGAACCTGCCGATCGACGTTTCGGCGAAGTCGCCCTACTCGATCGACCAGAACCTGTGGGGCCGGGCCGTGGAGACCGGATTCCTGGAGGACATCTGGAACGGCCCGATCGAGGACATCTACGACTACACCGCCGACCCGGCGGTCACCCGTGACCCCGACGAGGTCATCATCACCTTCGACGCCGGCATCCCGGTGGCGCTGGACGGTGAGACCAAGACCCCGCTGGAGGTCATCAGCGAGCTGAACGCCCGCGCCGGTGCCCAGGGCGTCGGTCGACTGGACATGGTGGAGGACCGGCTCGTCGGCATCAAGAGCCGCGAGGTCTACGAGGCGCCCGGCGCGATCGCCCTCATCACCGCGCACCAGGAACTGGAGAACGTCACCGTCGAACGGGATGTCGCCCGGTTCAAGCGGACCGTCGACCAGCGGTGGGCCGAACTCGTCTACGACGGCCTGTGGTTCTCACCCTTGAAGAACTCCCTGGACGCCTTCATCGACGACACCCAGAAGCACGTCACCGGCGAGATCCGGATGACCCTGCACGGCGGCCGGGCCACGGTCACCGGACGGCGCTCCGAGACCAGCCTCTACGACTTCGGACTGGCCACCTACGATGAGGGTGACGCGTTCGACCAGTCGCTGGCCAAGGGTTTCGTGGAACTGTGGAGCCTGCCCAGCAAGCTGGCCGCCGCGCGGGACGCTCGGGTCAAGGGGTAG
- a CDS encoding arginine repressor has product MNTPMTKTARHARISELINTRPVRSQTELADLLAQQGVSVTQATLSRDLEELGAVKVRGTDASPAAYVLPPEGEGPLRAATQPPDRLLRLLRELLTSADHSGNLAVLRTPPGAAQFLASAIDRTGLRDIVGTIAGDDTILVVARDGLTGAELGEKLLTWAGKDPAQPGKATQ; this is encoded by the coding sequence GTGAACACCCCCATGACGAAGACGGCCCGCCACGCGCGGATCAGCGAGTTGATCAACACGCGCCCGGTCCGATCACAGACCGAACTGGCCGATCTGCTGGCACAGCAGGGCGTCTCGGTCACCCAAGCCACCTTGTCACGTGACCTGGAGGAACTGGGCGCGGTGAAGGTACGCGGTACCGACGCCAGCCCGGCGGCCTATGTGCTGCCCCCCGAGGGCGAAGGACCGTTGAGGGCCGCGACCCAACCGCCGGACAGGTTGTTGAGGCTGCTGAGGGAACTGCTCACCAGCGCCGACCACTCCGGCAACCTGGCGGTCCTGAGGACGCCGCCGGGCGCGGCCCAATTCCTCGCCAGTGCGATCGATCGCACCGGGTTGCGCGACATCGTGGGAACCATCGCCGGAGACGACACGATCCTGGTGGTGGCGCGAGACGGTCTCACGGGGGCCGAGTTGGGCGAAAAGCTACTCACCTGGGCGGGCAAGGACCCCGCCCAACCGGGCAAGGCAACACAGTAG
- the argF gene encoding ornithine carbamoyltransferase, translating to MKHFLRDDDLSTNQQKYLIELAKALKAHRYEARPLLGGGLDPGYQRALTDLPRQVPPAPRSVAVIMEKESTRTRISFQIGITELGGNPVMIDAQSSQLSRGETIEDTARVLSGYVDGIVIRTFGDDRINALADAATVPVINALTDGFHPCQLLADLLTVEEEFGSVAGHTMVYVGDTANNMAHSYLLAGALAGAHIRLAGPAGYQPDPTVLGEAAAIAEGTGGSVTFLTDPVEAVTGADVVSTDTWVSMGQLDGPARLADLADYQLNAELMAHAAPHAIALHCLPAHRGEEITDDVIDGPQSRVLTQAENRLHVQKALMMWLLTDYTWTVPGWHSRPALDESEVSR from the coding sequence GTGAAGCACTTCCTGCGCGACGACGACCTGTCCACCAACCAGCAGAAGTACCTGATCGAGCTGGCCAAAGCCCTCAAGGCCCACCGGTACGAAGCCCGGCCCCTGCTGGGCGGCGGCCTCGACCCCGGGTACCAACGGGCCCTCACCGACCTGCCCCGCCAGGTTCCCCCGGCCCCCCGGTCGGTCGCGGTGATCATGGAGAAGGAGTCCACCCGGACCCGGATCTCGTTCCAGATCGGCATCACCGAACTGGGCGGCAACCCCGTCATGATCGACGCACAATCCAGCCAGCTGTCCCGCGGTGAGACCATAGAGGACACCGCGCGGGTGCTGTCGGGCTACGTCGACGGCATCGTGATCCGCACCTTCGGCGACGACCGGATCAACGCGCTCGCCGACGCGGCGACCGTGCCGGTCATCAACGCCCTCACCGACGGATTCCACCCCTGCCAGCTGCTGGCCGACCTGTTGACCGTCGAGGAGGAGTTCGGTTCGGTCGCCGGGCACACCATGGTCTATGTGGGCGACACCGCCAACAACATGGCGCACTCCTACCTGTTGGCGGGTGCGTTGGCCGGCGCGCACATCCGGCTCGCCGGACCGGCCGGTTACCAACCCGACCCGACGGTGCTGGGCGAGGCGGCGGCGATCGCCGAGGGCACCGGCGGCAGCGTCACCTTCCTCACCGACCCGGTCGAGGCCGTCACCGGTGCCGACGTCGTGTCCACCGACACCTGGGTGTCGATGGGGCAACTCGACGGCCCGGCACGGCTGGCCGACCTGGCCGACTACCAGTTGAACGCCGAACTGATGGCACACGCCGCTCCGCACGCCATCGCACTGCACTGCCTTCCCGCACATCGCGGGGAGGAGATCACCGACGACGTCATCGACGGTCCACAATCGCGGGTCCTGACCCAGGCCGAGAACCGGCTGCACGTCCAGAAGGCCCTCATGATGTGGTTGCTCACCGACTACACCTGGACCGTGCCCGGCTGGCACAGCCGCCCGGCACTGGACGAGAGCGAGGTATCGCGGTGA
- a CDS encoding acetylornithine transaminase has translation MNATTSQLQERFAASLMPNYGLPAVALSHGEGATVVDADGKSYLDFIGGIATSVLGHGHPALVAAVGEQAAKLAHSSNLFINEPAVALAEKLLEQLAAPGKVFFANSGTEANECALKLAMKYGKQSGRTRFVAATDGFHGRSLGALSLTGKAAIREPFGPFGPEVTFVPFGDAAALRDAVDDQVTAVFLEPIQGESGVNPPESGYLRSARQICDATGALLVVDEIQSGVGRTGRFFAHQHEDVTPDIITLAKGLAGGLPIGACIGLGAVGDLFGKGDHGSTFGGNPVAAAAGLAVISTIQADGLMNNAAKLGEDLAAGIVALNHPLVSGVRGSGLWLGVVLTEDLAPELNDALTLGGVLANPVRPNVLRLAPPLTITKEDVDLFMARLVSALDAVYPPGGRP, from the coding sequence ATGAACGCGACGACCTCGCAACTTCAAGAACGTTTCGCCGCGTCGCTGATGCCCAACTACGGCCTGCCGGCCGTGGCGCTGTCCCATGGGGAGGGTGCAACCGTCGTCGACGCCGACGGAAAGTCCTATTTGGACTTCATCGGCGGTATCGCGACCAGCGTTCTGGGGCACGGCCACCCGGCGTTGGTCGCCGCGGTCGGCGAACAGGCGGCGAAACTGGCGCACAGCTCCAACCTGTTCATCAACGAACCCGCCGTCGCCCTGGCGGAGAAACTGCTCGAACAGCTCGCCGCACCCGGCAAGGTCTTCTTCGCCAACAGCGGCACCGAGGCCAACGAGTGCGCCCTGAAACTGGCGATGAAGTACGGCAAGCAAAGCGGCCGCACCCGGTTCGTCGCCGCGACCGACGGCTTTCACGGCCGCAGTCTCGGTGCGCTGTCGCTGACCGGAAAGGCAGCCATCCGGGAACCCTTCGGCCCGTTCGGACCCGAGGTCACCTTCGTGCCGTTCGGTGACGCGGCCGCACTGCGCGACGCCGTCGACGATCAGGTCACCGCGGTCTTCCTGGAACCGATCCAGGGCGAAAGCGGAGTCAATCCGCCCGAGTCCGGATACCTCCGGTCGGCCCGGCAGATCTGCGACGCCACCGGCGCCCTGCTGGTCGTCGACGAGATCCAGTCCGGAGTCGGACGTACCGGCCGGTTCTTCGCACACCAGCACGAGGACGTCACCCCCGACATCATCACCCTCGCGAAGGGACTCGCCGGTGGCCTGCCCATCGGTGCCTGCATCGGGCTGGGAGCCGTCGGCGACCTGTTCGGCAAGGGCGACCACGGTTCCACCTTCGGCGGAAACCCGGTAGCCGCGGCCGCCGGACTCGCCGTCATCTCGACCATCCAGGCCGACGGACTGATGAACAACGCCGCCAAACTCGGCGAGGACCTCGCCGCCGGCATCGTCGCACTGAACCACCCGCTGGTCTCCGGCGTGCGCGGCAGCGGCCTCTGGTTGGGCGTGGTGTTGACCGAGGACCTCGCCCCCGAACTCAACGACGCGTTGACCCTCGGCGGTGTTCTGGCGAACCCGGTGCGGCCCAACGTGTTGCGGCTGGCACCTCCGCTGACGATCACCAAGGAAGACGTCGACCTCTTCATGGCCCGGCTCGTGTCGGCACTGGACGCGGTCTACCCGCCGGGAGGTCGACCGTGA
- the argB gene encoding acetylglutamate kinase, with translation MEPNVLTALSKAQTLIEALPWFKTFHGKLVVVKYGGHAMVDPKLRAAFAADMVFLRYAGLKPVVVHGGGPQISAMLDRLGIESEFKGGLRVTTPEAIDVVRMVLVGQVGRELVGLINEHGPFAVGMSGEDAQLLTAERRQAVIDGTPVDIGQVGDVAAVNTAAITDLLEAGRIPVISTVAPDVDGVLHNLNADTAAGALATALGAQKLVVLTDVDGLYADFPDPGTRISQITSAELTGLLPSLSAGMVPKMEACLRAVDGGVPQAHVIDGRVPHSVLLEVFTSEGVGTMVVPQ, from the coding sequence ATGGAACCCAACGTTCTGACCGCGCTCAGCAAGGCGCAGACGCTCATCGAGGCGCTGCCCTGGTTCAAGACCTTCCACGGCAAGCTCGTCGTGGTCAAATACGGCGGCCACGCCATGGTGGACCCGAAGCTTCGCGCCGCCTTCGCCGCCGACATGGTCTTCCTTCGCTACGCGGGCCTCAAACCGGTCGTGGTGCACGGCGGCGGCCCCCAGATCTCGGCGATGCTGGACCGGTTGGGCATCGAGTCGGAGTTCAAGGGTGGCCTTCGGGTCACCACCCCCGAGGCGATCGACGTGGTCCGCATGGTCCTGGTCGGCCAGGTCGGTCGGGAGCTGGTCGGATTGATCAACGAGCACGGCCCGTTCGCGGTGGGAATGTCCGGTGAGGACGCCCAACTGTTGACCGCCGAACGTCGGCAGGCCGTCATCGACGGGACCCCGGTCGACATCGGACAGGTCGGCGACGTCGCCGCGGTCAACACCGCCGCGATCACCGACCTGCTGGAGGCCGGTCGCATCCCGGTCATCTCCACGGTGGCTCCCGACGTCGACGGCGTGCTCCACAATCTCAACGCCGACACCGCCGCCGGCGCCCTGGCCACCGCCCTGGGTGCCCAGAAGCTGGTGGTGTTGACCGACGTCGACGGCCTCTATGCCGATTTCCCGGACCCGGGAACCCGGATCAGCCAGATCACCAGTGCGGAACTGACCGGGTTGCTGCCCAGTCTGTCGGCCGGAATGGTGCCCAAGATGGAAGCGTGCCTACGCGCCGTCGACGGCGGGGTGCCCCAGGCGCACGTCATCGACGGGCGGGTGCCGCACTCGGTCCTGCTGGAAGTCTTCACCTCAGAAGGAGTCGGCACGATGGTGGTGCCCCAATGA
- the argJ gene encoding bifunctional glutamate N-acetyltransferase/amino-acid acetyltransferase ArgJ — MTVTSPAGFTASGIAAGIKATGAKDLALVVNQGPQSTAAGVFTTNRVHAAPVKWSRQVLTAGALKAVVLNSGGANACTGPKGFQDTHATAEKVAQSLEIGAAEVAVCSTGLIGEFLPMDQILTGVDAAVAELSATGGDDAAVAIMTTDSVAKNVAIAGAGYQVGGIAKGAGMLAPGMATMLVVLTTDAVIDSAVADAALREACRLSFDRLDSDGAMSTNDTVLLMASGASGTEADPAEFTATLTTACLDLAKQLLADAEGATKEVAISVTGAASEADAVTVGRSVARNNLVKCALFGEDPNWGRILAAVGTTDAQFDADQLDVAVNDVWICRAGAAAEDRSKVDLTGRDVSVTIELNAGDHQATIWTNDLSHAYVHENSAYSS, encoded by the coding sequence AGTCGACCGCCGCCGGTGTCTTCACCACCAACCGGGTGCACGCCGCGCCGGTCAAGTGGAGTCGCCAGGTCCTGACCGCCGGCGCGCTCAAAGCCGTCGTCCTGAACTCCGGCGGCGCCAACGCCTGCACCGGACCCAAGGGGTTTCAGGACACCCACGCCACCGCCGAGAAGGTCGCGCAGTCGCTGGAGATCGGGGCCGCCGAGGTCGCCGTGTGCTCCACGGGGCTGATCGGGGAGTTCCTCCCCATGGATCAGATCCTCACCGGGGTCGACGCGGCCGTGGCCGAGCTGTCGGCCACCGGCGGTGACGACGCCGCCGTGGCCATCATGACCACCGACTCGGTCGCCAAGAACGTGGCGATCGCCGGAGCCGGATACCAGGTCGGTGGGATCGCCAAGGGCGCCGGAATGTTGGCACCGGGCATGGCCACCATGCTGGTCGTCCTCACCACCGACGCCGTCATCGACTCCGCCGTCGCCGATGCGGCACTGCGGGAGGCCTGCCGACTGAGCTTCGACCGGTTGGACTCCGACGGGGCCATGTCGACCAACGACACCGTGTTGCTGATGGCCTCCGGTGCCTCGGGGACCGAGGCCGACCCGGCCGAGTTCACCGCCACACTGACCACCGCCTGTCTCGACCTGGCCAAGCAACTCCTCGCCGACGCCGAAGGCGCCACCAAGGAGGTCGCCATCAGCGTCACCGGCGCCGCCAGCGAGGCCGACGCGGTCACCGTCGGTCGGTCGGTGGCCCGAAACAACCTGGTCAAGTGCGCATTGTTCGGTGAGGACCCCAACTGGGGCCGCATCCTGGCGGCGGTGGGCACCACCGACGCACAGTTCGACGCCGACCAACTCGACGTGGCCGTCAACGACGTGTGGATCTGCCGTGCCGGTGCCGCCGCCGAAGACCGCTCCAAGGTGGACCTGACCGGTCGGGACGTCAGCGTCACGATCGAACTGAACGCCGGCGACCACCAGGCGACCATCTGGACCAACGACCTGTCCCACGCATACGTTCACGAGAATTCGGCGTACTCATCATGA